One window of the Microvirga mediterraneensis genome contains the following:
- a CDS encoding TIGR01459 family HAD-type hydrolase: MTALTRPAHVEGLQSLADRYDLVLCDVWGVLHNGIKAYEAASDALTRFRAGGGRVVLVSNAPRPGASVGTQLDGFGVPRTAYDAIVTSGDLTRLAIEERIDRIVHHIGPPRDMPIYDGLDVRFGSVDEADYVVCSGFDNDEEETVEDYRPTLEAMLRRDLLMVCANPDLIVERGHMILPCAGTIALAYEEMGGKVFYAGKPHGPVYDRALSVAAGLNGRAVSKDRVLAVGDAIRTDIAGAVGYGIDSLMIARGIHAEELGLHKGDLVSDHVQDWVDRQPVRPTAFTEVLSW; encoded by the coding sequence TCTCGTTCTCTGCGACGTCTGGGGCGTGCTGCATAACGGCATCAAAGCCTATGAGGCGGCGAGCGATGCGCTGACGCGGTTTCGGGCCGGGGGAGGGCGGGTCGTTCTCGTGTCGAACGCGCCGCGTCCCGGCGCCTCCGTGGGAACCCAGCTCGACGGATTCGGCGTGCCGCGCACGGCCTACGATGCCATCGTGACCTCCGGCGACCTGACGCGGCTTGCCATCGAGGAGCGCATCGACAGGATCGTCCACCATATCGGCCCGCCCCGCGACATGCCGATCTATGACGGCCTCGATGTCCGCTTCGGCTCCGTCGACGAGGCCGATTACGTGGTCTGCTCCGGCTTCGACAACGACGAGGAGGAGACGGTCGAGGATTACCGGCCCACGCTCGAAGCCATGCTCCGGCGCGACCTGCTGATGGTCTGCGCCAACCCCGATCTCATCGTCGAGCGCGGCCACATGATCCTGCCCTGCGCCGGAACCATCGCGCTCGCCTACGAGGAGATGGGCGGCAAGGTCTTCTATGCGGGCAAGCCCCATGGCCCCGTCTACGACCGGGCGCTCTCCGTCGCAGCCGGACTGAACGGTCGGGCCGTTTCGAAGGACAGGGTTCTGGCCGTCGGCGATGCGATCCGCACCGATATCGCCGGGGCCGTGGGCTACGGCATCGACTCGCTGATGATCGCCCGTGGCATCCATGCGGAGGAGCTGGGCCTCCACAAGGGCGACCTGGTCTCCGATCACGTGCAGGATTGGGTGGACCGGCAGCCCGTCCGGCCGACCGCCTTCACGGAAGTGCTGTCCTGGTGA